The genomic segment TGATCGCCGTGCCGCGCGCCGGCACGCCGTCGCCATCCGCCGGGCAGGGCTCGATCTCGAAGGTGCCCGTACCGTCCGACGTCCAGCGCCAGGCCTCCTCCGTGCCGGCCCGCCGGGAGATCACCTCCACGCGGTCGGCGACCATGAAGGCGGCATAGAAGCCGACGCCGAACTGGCCGATCTGTTCCGCCGACGCCTGCCCCTCGCCGAGCTCGTCCAGGAAGGCGCGGGCGCCGGAGCGCGCGATCGTTCCCAGATTGTCGATCATCTCGTCGCGGCTCATGCCGATGCCGTTATCGGCGACGAGGAGCGTCCCGGCCTCCTTGTCCGGCCGGACGGAAACCGTCAGTTCCGGATCGCTGGCCAGAAGCTCCGGCTCCGCGATGGCGGCATAGCGCAGCCGGTCGCAGGCATCCGCCGCGTTCGAGATGAGCTCGCGCAGGAAGACTTCCCGGTCCGAATAGACCGAATGGATCATGAGGTGGAGAAGTCTGGAGACCTCGGCCTGGAAGCTGTGGGTCCCGGAGGAGGAGGATTTGGAAGAAGCCTTGCCGCCGGCCTTGGCCGAAGCGGTCTTGGTCTTGCTGTGTGCCGCAGCCATCGTTCACCCTGCTCGTTCTTGCCACACGACGTGTCGTTCCGCGCACCGATATTGGCGACGGCGCAAGGCAAATCAAGAGGATAACGGACGATCGGGAAGAACGGCGGCGTCAAGTGCCGACCTGTCCTCGCCCGGACAGCCGGTCACTTGTGACGCAACGCGAAAGATACTCACTGGGAAGGTTGGCCCGGCTCGTAATCGGAAGCTCCGGGGGGCTGGGGGGCTGGGATCTCCGACGCCTCCTTCCGAGCCGGGCCTCTAGAGGCAACGATGTGAAGATGCCGGTGCAATTGGTCGGCACAAAGGCTCCAATTGGGCAAAAATGTGACTGTTTTTGCAGCCGGAAAGCGAGTGCGTGTATGGCTACGCGCATGGCTGGACAAATGGGTCCGGCGAGGCAAGCGGCGGGCTTGTCAACACGCTCCGCCTTCGTCATCATAGCGTCATGACCAACGGCTCGGACGAGCTTTGAAACGGCGCTTCGGAGGGGCGATGAACGATTCGGACCCCATAGTGACCTTGAGGCCGCGGCAGGGCTCCCCTGCGACCGCGGCCAGGAGCGACAAGGGAGCGTCCGCCGGCCCCGCCACCGCATTCGACCGCCATGAGCTTGCAGCGATTCTCAGCGTCTATGGACGCCGCGTCGCGGAGGGCGAGTGGCGCGACTACGCCATCGACCATTCGCGCGACCGCGCCGTGTTCTCCATCTTCAGGCGCGCGAGCGAGGTTCCGCTCTACCGGATCGTCAAGCAGCCCAAGCTGCGGGCCCGCCAGGGCCCCTATTCCATCGTGACCCAGACGGGAAAGATCCTGCGGCGCGGCCACGATATCCGACAGGTTCTCAAGGCCATCGACAAATGGCCCAAGCTCGTCGTAGCGTAACCGCCGACGATGCGAAGGCGCCCCCGCCTTCCATGACCGGATTTTGACGCCGAACAAGCACACGGACATATGGGGAGGCGTCAAAAAACCCCCGGGAGCGCCACACTCCCGGGGTTTCCTTTTCCTGGGGGATGCTTCGCCCCGCGCCCTACTGGCGATTGCCGAAGAGCTGCAGGAGCATCATGAACAGGTTGATGAAGTCGAGATAGAGCCGCAGCGCGCCCATGATGGCCTTGCGGCCGGCGGTCGCCGTGGAATCGCCCTCGTAGTACATCTCCTTGATCTGCTGGGTGTCGTAAGCCGTCAGGCCGGCGAACACCAGGACGCCGATCACGGAGATCACGAACTGCATCGCGGAGCTTGCCAGGAAGATATTGACGAGCGAGGCGACGATGATGCCGATGAGTCCCATGAACAGGAAGGAGCCCCAGCCGGACAGGTCGCGCTTCGTCGTATAGCCCCACAGGCTGAGCGCACCGAAGGAGATCGCGGTGATGAAGAAGACGCGCGCGATCGAGTTGTGCGTGTAGACGAGGAAGATGGAGGCCAGCGACAGCCCCATCAGGAGAGAGAAGGCCCAGAAGGCCGTCTGCGCCGCCGATACGCTCATTTTCTGGATGCGGAAGCTCAGGAAGAACACCATGGCGAGCGGCGCCAGGATGATCACCCATTTGAGCGGGCTCACGAACACGGCATAGCCGACATTGGTGAGCATGATGTCGCCGACCCGGGCAACCGCCATCGACGGATCCGTCGTGACCGACATCCAGAAGGTCGCAAGCGCCGCCAGGCCCGTGATGAACAGGCCGGAGGCCATGTAGTTGTAGACGCGCATCATGTAGGAGCGGAGCCCCTCGTCGACCGCCGGCGCGGACGTGCCCGCCATGCCGCGGCCCTGCGCGTATCCTCGATTGTTCAGATCAGCCATATCCGTTCCCTTTTCGTCACGACCCGAGTGACCGAGCCCAAATATGGGCGAGGCGCCTGCGGCTTGCAAGACGCAAGAGGCCGTTTTCGCGCGCCTTTCGGCACGATTTTCGCCCCTTGGGGCCTCATTCGTTGCGCAGGTAGGGCGCCGGCTTCGCACGCAACGCGACCCATGTGGTCGCAAGCCCGGCCGTCACCGTGATCGCGGTGGCGAGCAGCGCCGTCGACACCGCGACGGGCGCAGAGAATACCCAGCCGCTTCCGATCGCGAAGGTCATGACCGCATAGCTCGCCGCCGTGCCCGCCAGAACCGCGAACAACGCGGTGGCGAGCCCCAGAAGACCATATTCCACGACATAGGCGCCGATGAGCTGGCGCCGCGTCGCGCCAAAGGTCTTGAGCACCACCGCGTCGTAGATCCTGGCCCGGAGCCCCGTGGCGAGCGCGCCGGCGAGCACCAGGACGCCGATCATGAGCGTCATGGCATTGGCCCCGCGCACCGCCATGAGCAGCTTCGACATGAGGTCGTTCACCGTCTCCAGCGCCTCCTTCACCCTGACGGCGGTGACATTCGGGAAGGCGTCCGTCATGTCCTTCAGGAGCACCCCCTCCCTCTCCGGCGGCGTCTTGGCGGTGACGAGGAAGGTGTGCGGCGCCGCTTCCAGCGCGCTCGGCGAGAACACCATGACGAAATTGATGCTGAGCGAGCGCCAGTCGACCTCGCGCAGGCTGGCGATCTCGGCGGTGATCTCGCGCCCGAGCACATTGACGCTGACCGTGTCGCCGATCCTCAGCCCCAGCCCCTGCGCGATCTCCGCGGCCATGGAGACGAGCGGCTTGCCGTCATAGCCGTCAGGCCACCATTCGCCGGCGACCAGCGTGGAGTTCTCCGGAACGCCGCTGGAATAGGTGAGCCCGCGGTCGCCCCTCAGGGCCCAGGCCGCCTCCTCCGACGGGGTGACCTCGCGCGCCGGCACGCCGTTCACCCGCGTGATGCGCCCGCGCAGCATGGGCACCTGCTCGATATCGTGGGCCCCCTCGCTCGCCGACAGCCGCTCCACGAAGGCGTCGCGCTGGCCGGGCTGGATATCGAGGAAGAAGAAGGAGGGCGCCTGCTGGGGCAGGCTCGTGCGCAGCTCGCGCGTGAGGTTTGTGTCGACGAGCGCGAGCGTCACGAAGAGCGACAGGCCGAGGCCGAGCGACAGGACGACGGAGGTCGTCGGCGCGCCCGGCCGGTGCAGGCTGGCGATGGCGAGCCGCACGCTCGCATTGGCCGGCCTCGGCGCGCGGGCGGCAAGGCGCATCAGCCCACGCCCGAGCCCGAGCAGCACGAGGAACGAACCGGCGAGCCCTGCCATGTACCAGGCCGTCAGCCAGCGATCCTCGAACGCCCAGAAGGCGAGCCCCGCAAGGCCGGCGAGCGCGGCCGCCGTCGCCGCCCCATAGGCTGCGCCCGGCCAGGCCTGCTGCGGCGCCACCGTGTCGCGGAACAGCGCCTGGGCCGGCAGGCTGCGCGCCCTCGCCAGCGGCCAGATGGCGAAGGCGAGCGTGATGAGGAGGCCGAAGGCGGCAGCGACCGCCAGCGGCTCTGGATAGAGCCCGATCTCCAGCGGCAGCGGCAGAAGCCCGCGCAGGGCGAGCCCGGCCACGACGGGAACCGCCGCGCCGAGGACGACGCCCGCCGCGATGCCGAGGCCGGCGAGCGCCAGCACCTGGATGAGATAGATCTGGAAGACCGTGCGCCCGGACGCGCCGAGGCACTTGAACGTGGCGATGTTGCGCCGCTTGCCGTCGAGGAAGTTGGTGACGGCGTTGGCGATGCCGATGCCGCCGACGAACAGCGCCGTGAGCCCGACGAGCGACAGGAACAGGGTCAGCCGGTCGACGAAGCGCTTCACGCCCGGTGCGGCATTGGTGCGCGCGGTGATCCGCCAGCCGGCATCGGGAAAGGCCGCCTTCGCTCCCTCCGACACCCGCGTGAGCGCATCGATATCGGCGGGCTCGGGCACCCGCAGCCGGTATTCCCAGTTGATCAGGCTGCCGGGCTGGACGAGCCCCGCCTCCTGCAAGGCCTCGCCCGTCATCATCACGCGCGGGCCGAACATCAGCCCGTCCGAGGCCCGGTCGGGCTCGGTGACGATCTCGTCGCGCAGCTCGAAGACCGTATCGCCGATATGGACGAGCGCGCC from the Kaustia mangrovi genome contains:
- a CDS encoding DUF2794 domain-containing protein, with protein sequence MNDSDPIVTLRPRQGSPATAARSDKGASAGPATAFDRHELAAILSVYGRRVAEGEWRDYAIDHSRDRAVFSIFRRASEVPLYRIVKQPKLRARQGPYSIVTQTGKILRRGHDIRQVLKAIDKWPKLVVA
- a CDS encoding Bax inhibitor-1/YccA family protein yields the protein MADLNNRGYAQGRGMAGTSAPAVDEGLRSYMMRVYNYMASGLFITGLAALATFWMSVTTDPSMAVARVGDIMLTNVGYAVFVSPLKWVIILAPLAMVFFLSFRIQKMSVSAAQTAFWAFSLLMGLSLASIFLVYTHNSIARVFFITAISFGALSLWGYTTKRDLSGWGSFLFMGLIGIIVASLVNIFLASSAMQFVISVIGVLVFAGLTAYDTQQIKEMYYEGDSTATAGRKAIMGALRLYLDFINLFMMLLQLFGNRQ
- a CDS encoding ABC transporter permease, which codes for MSAAVDTAGRRAGESGAGRQGRAGELATSGRIAWRELRSGLQGFRIFLACLILGVAALAGVRSVSSALDAGLAEEGRVILGGDIEFSLIHRRADDRQIAYFEKAGDLSEIATLRAMARPDAADNGARALVEVKAVDGDYPLFGAMELAGGGTLHDALARRDGRWGLVADPLLLARLGIAPGALVHIGDTVFELRDEIVTEPDRASDGLMFGPRVMMTGEALQEAGLVQPGSLINWEYRLRVPEPADIDALTRVSEGAKAAFPDAGWRITARTNAAPGVKRFVDRLTLFLSLVGLTALFVGGIGIANAVTNFLDGKRRNIATFKCLGASGRTVFQIYLIQVLALAGLGIAAGVVLGAAVPVVAGLALRGLLPLPLEIGLYPEPLAVAAAFGLLITLAFAIWPLARARSLPAQALFRDTVAPQQAWPGAAYGAATAAALAGLAGLAFWAFEDRWLTAWYMAGLAGSFLVLLGLGRGLMRLAARAPRPANASVRLAIASLHRPGAPTTSVVLSLGLGLSLFVTLALVDTNLTRELRTSLPQQAPSFFFLDIQPGQRDAFVERLSASEGAHDIEQVPMLRGRITRVNGVPAREVTPSEEAAWALRGDRGLTYSSGVPENSTLVAGEWWPDGYDGKPLVSMAAEIAQGLGLRIGDTVSVNVLGREITAEIASLREVDWRSLSINFVMVFSPSALEAAPHTFLVTAKTPPEREGVLLKDMTDAFPNVTAVRVKEALETVNDLMSKLLMAVRGANAMTLMIGVLVLAGALATGLRARIYDAVVLKTFGATRRQLIGAYVVEYGLLGLATALFAVLAGTAASYAVMTFAIGSGWVFSAPVAVSTALLATAITVTAGLATTWVALRAKPAPYLRNE